From the Taeniopygia guttata chromosome 20, bTaeGut7.mat, whole genome shotgun sequence genome, one window contains:
- the KCNS1 gene encoding delayed-rectifier potassium channel regulatory subunit KCNS1 isoform X1, which translates to MSGEARHRHPGVEPTPALLIMVNKTLNYWGPSFEEDVININVGGLRRRLSSSALSKFPDTRLGRLLSCDSEESILQLCDDYDVSAREFYFDRNPGFFLYVLHFYQTGKLHVMEELCVFSFCQEIEYWGINEFFLDSCCSYRYHERKLESRHHNWDEESEVSSVDTSPDEISDINHDLLRYSTLRCGNLRKRLWLTMENPGYSIPSKLFSFVSISVVLVSIATMCIHSMPEYQEVDENGNVLDEPILHKLEYFCISWFTFEVSSRLLLSPNPRKFFKHPLNLIDIVSVLPFYFTLLVDVTMGSDSELGNLGKVVQVFRLMRIFRVLKLARHSTGLRSLGATLKHSYREVGILLLYLAVGVSVFSGVAYTAEKEEDVGFDTIPACWWWGTVSMTTVGYGDVVPVTVAGKLAASGCILGGILVVALPITIIFNKFSHFYRKQKALEAAVRNSGKKDPEEVGSVSSRDRDSEALSETSLGRDSPERRGLTPGAQPSP; encoded by the exons GTGGAACCCACTCCTGCTCTGCTGATCATGGTCAACAAGACCTTAAACTACTGGGGTCCCAGTTTTGAGGAGGACGTTATCAACATCAACGTGGGGGGCCTGCGGAGGCGGCTCAGCTCCAGCGCCCTCTCCAAGTTCCCCGACACCCGCCTGGGCCGGCTGCTCTCCTGCGACTCGGAGGAGtccatcctgcagctctgcGATGACTACGACGTGAGCGCCAGGGAGTTCTACTTCGACCGAAACCCCGGATTCTTCCTCTACGTCCTCCACTTCTACCAGACGGGGAAGCTGCACGTCATGGAGGAGCTGTGCGTCTTCTCCTTCTGCCAGGAGATCGAGTACTGGGGCATCAATGAATTCTTCCTGGACTCCTGCTGCAGCTACCGCTACCACGAGCGCAAGCTGGAGAGCCGGCACCACAACTGGGATGAGGAGAGCGAGGTGAGCAGCGTGGACACGTCCCCTGATGAGATCTCGGACATCAACCACGACCTGCTGCGCTACAGCACCCTGCGCTGCGGCAACCTGCGCAAGCGCCTCTGGCTCACCATGGAGAACCCCGGCTACTCCATCCCCAGCAAACTCTTCAGCTTCGTGTCCATCAGCGTGGTGCTGGTGTCCATAGCCACCATGTGCATCCACAGCATGCCCGAGTACCAGGAGGTGGATGAGAATGGCAACGTGCTCGATGAACCCATCTTGCACAAGCTGGAGTATTTCTGCATCTCCTGGTTCACCTTCGAAGTATCCTCCCGCCTCCTGCTCTCGCCCAACCCCAGGAAGTTCTTCAAGCACCCTCTGAACCTGATTGACATTGTCTCAGTGTTGCCCTTCTACTTCACCCTCCTGGTGGATGTGACCATGGGCAGTGACTCGGAGCTGGGCAACCTGGGCAAGGTGGTGCAGGTGTTTCGGCTGATGAGGATATTCCGGGTGCTGAAGCTGGCTCGGCACTCCACTGGACTGAGGTCACTGGGGGCCACCTTGAAG CACAGCTACAGGGAGGTGGGGATCCTGCTGCTCTACCTGGCCGTGGGGGTCTCTGTGTTCTCTGGAGTGGCCTACACTGCTGAGAAGGAGGAAGACGTGGGCTTCGACACCATCCCGGCGTGCTGGTGGTGGGGCACGGTCAGCATGACCACCGTGGGCTACGGCGACGTGGTGCCCGTCACCGTGGCAGGGAAGCTGGCGGCCTCGGGCTGCATCCTGGGGGGCATCCTGGTCGTGGCACTGCCCATCACCATCATCTTCAACAAGTTCTCCCACTTCTACCGCAAGCAGAAGGCGCTGGAGGCGGCCGTGAGGAACAGCGGCAAGAAGGACCCTGAGGAGGTGGGGAGCGTCTCCAGCCGTGACCGAGACTCGGAGGCTCTGAGCGagacctccctgggcagggacagccccgagCGCCGTGGTCTGACCCCcggtgcccagcccagcccctga
- the KCNS1 gene encoding delayed-rectifier potassium channel regulatory subunit KCNS1 isoform X2, with protein MVNKTLNYWGPSFEEDVININVGGLRRRLSSSALSKFPDTRLGRLLSCDSEESILQLCDDYDVSAREFYFDRNPGFFLYVLHFYQTGKLHVMEELCVFSFCQEIEYWGINEFFLDSCCSYRYHERKLESRHHNWDEESEVSSVDTSPDEISDINHDLLRYSTLRCGNLRKRLWLTMENPGYSIPSKLFSFVSISVVLVSIATMCIHSMPEYQEVDENGNVLDEPILHKLEYFCISWFTFEVSSRLLLSPNPRKFFKHPLNLIDIVSVLPFYFTLLVDVTMGSDSELGNLGKVVQVFRLMRIFRVLKLARHSTGLRSLGATLKHSYREVGILLLYLAVGVSVFSGVAYTAEKEEDVGFDTIPACWWWGTVSMTTVGYGDVVPVTVAGKLAASGCILGGILVVALPITIIFNKFSHFYRKQKALEAAVRNSGKKDPEEVGSVSSRDRDSEALSETSLGRDSPERRGLTPGAQPSP; from the exons ATGGTCAACAAGACCTTAAACTACTGGGGTCCCAGTTTTGAGGAGGACGTTATCAACATCAACGTGGGGGGCCTGCGGAGGCGGCTCAGCTCCAGCGCCCTCTCCAAGTTCCCCGACACCCGCCTGGGCCGGCTGCTCTCCTGCGACTCGGAGGAGtccatcctgcagctctgcGATGACTACGACGTGAGCGCCAGGGAGTTCTACTTCGACCGAAACCCCGGATTCTTCCTCTACGTCCTCCACTTCTACCAGACGGGGAAGCTGCACGTCATGGAGGAGCTGTGCGTCTTCTCCTTCTGCCAGGAGATCGAGTACTGGGGCATCAATGAATTCTTCCTGGACTCCTGCTGCAGCTACCGCTACCACGAGCGCAAGCTGGAGAGCCGGCACCACAACTGGGATGAGGAGAGCGAGGTGAGCAGCGTGGACACGTCCCCTGATGAGATCTCGGACATCAACCACGACCTGCTGCGCTACAGCACCCTGCGCTGCGGCAACCTGCGCAAGCGCCTCTGGCTCACCATGGAGAACCCCGGCTACTCCATCCCCAGCAAACTCTTCAGCTTCGTGTCCATCAGCGTGGTGCTGGTGTCCATAGCCACCATGTGCATCCACAGCATGCCCGAGTACCAGGAGGTGGATGAGAATGGCAACGTGCTCGATGAACCCATCTTGCACAAGCTGGAGTATTTCTGCATCTCCTGGTTCACCTTCGAAGTATCCTCCCGCCTCCTGCTCTCGCCCAACCCCAGGAAGTTCTTCAAGCACCCTCTGAACCTGATTGACATTGTCTCAGTGTTGCCCTTCTACTTCACCCTCCTGGTGGATGTGACCATGGGCAGTGACTCGGAGCTGGGCAACCTGGGCAAGGTGGTGCAGGTGTTTCGGCTGATGAGGATATTCCGGGTGCTGAAGCTGGCTCGGCACTCCACTGGACTGAGGTCACTGGGGGCCACCTTGAAG CACAGCTACAGGGAGGTGGGGATCCTGCTGCTCTACCTGGCCGTGGGGGTCTCTGTGTTCTCTGGAGTGGCCTACACTGCTGAGAAGGAGGAAGACGTGGGCTTCGACACCATCCCGGCGTGCTGGTGGTGGGGCACGGTCAGCATGACCACCGTGGGCTACGGCGACGTGGTGCCCGTCACCGTGGCAGGGAAGCTGGCGGCCTCGGGCTGCATCCTGGGGGGCATCCTGGTCGTGGCACTGCCCATCACCATCATCTTCAACAAGTTCTCCCACTTCTACCGCAAGCAGAAGGCGCTGGAGGCGGCCGTGAGGAACAGCGGCAAGAAGGACCCTGAGGAGGTGGGGAGCGTCTCCAGCCGTGACCGAGACTCGGAGGCTCTGAGCGagacctccctgggcagggacagccccgagCGCCGTGGTCTGACCCCcggtgcccagcccagcccctga